The Candidatus Scalindua japonica genome includes a region encoding these proteins:
- the secD gene encoding protein translocase subunit SecD, with translation MPTNLRWKIPLIVVLIAIAIMALYPVADKPIKSENITEINGKIVDRTIIDDSFFGFLFKSPIQKETIVKKETNEKGETVVHKKVDYIAKGQIKLGLDLRGGSELLYKIKVDESEKRSGLTDEIIALLEKRIDPQGVLEYRLQQQGMRRILIQVPGATQSDIESLKKRITRLGKLEFRLAAPPNSSEVSDAKAGKAVPGYYKHWIRKKKGEESDTEDWFLVRNKIEITGEHLTRVFPDRKDISPVIGFEFDQAGRSKFGRLTERNIGKPLAIILDGTLYSAPIIRDRIPGKGIIEGNFTQEEVNDMIAVMRAGSLPADLELEMETTVGPSLGKDSIRSGLLAGIIGGIFIIIFMCAYYYGAGGVANATFILNIFFVVGTLAVLNATLTLPGIAGLVLMIGMAVDANVLIFERIREEKTKGKTIRLAVKNGYERAFTTIVDSNLTTLITALILYAVGTGPVKGFAIVLIAGLLINMFTAVFVTRVIFEIFLGAGIMNNFSMMQFFKNPKTSFVCFRRIAMIASLVLIVIGLSVFVIRGKDNYDIDFTGGTLIQLKLNKPTPVSDIRNKLEVAGYPNAEVQNIWASKDATTASNDSTEFGIRIKSLNKNKSVQKISDDIQNVVDKKIFKNINYIEPSSYHLTLSNPVDEFVIQDYITKAGYGSDDVLSIYPVEKSGKKYSIRISGLTQENTRTDIINNVTDTFTDLVDMLSIKPLYGDIEDELPNIANDVRSTQFRAISTMGLDLKKAVDPNVLQIALKRAGHKDIVVSARESSRRRDTFRKLQIAGPRDVLEAIKLTASSLNVPPIMIVDNSSIQIELKDSIDEETLRKRLQGSSQLKNNFGEITGMDITANEFMIDVKELNAAKIQEKIREDLFVTFEDRIYSQANESEVSKPDPFKRVVSIGSTVAGEMKSRAALALFFACIAIIIYIWFRFGELKFGVSAVITLVHDVVITVGAVAVADHFGNVFGDVKINLPMIAAFLTLIGYSLNDTIVLFDRIRENLSGKNKTITSDLVNSSINQNLNRTILTSLTTFGVVSALFFVGGAAIHGFAFVMMVGVVVGTYSSIFIASPILLDWNIVKKVFRIIAIIIFFPFWIGYKLLHKTPEASVAVTAHSTQRGQATPKVPAPKGPKKAKGPKGKRNKPSKAQ, from the coding sequence ATGCCAACGAATTTGAGATGGAAGATACCACTGATCGTAGTACTTATTGCTATTGCTATAATGGCATTATATCCGGTTGCGGATAAGCCGATAAAGTCAGAAAATATTACAGAAATTAACGGCAAAATAGTTGACCGTACTATAATAGATGACTCATTCTTTGGCTTCTTATTTAAAAGTCCCATACAGAAAGAAACAATAGTAAAGAAAGAAACAAACGAAAAAGGCGAAACCGTAGTCCACAAGAAAGTAGATTACATAGCTAAAGGACAAATAAAACTTGGCCTTGATTTACGTGGAGGATCTGAACTCCTGTATAAGATCAAAGTTGATGAATCTGAAAAACGTTCCGGTTTGACAGATGAAATAATAGCATTATTAGAAAAAAGAATTGATCCACAGGGAGTATTGGAATACAGGCTGCAACAACAGGGTATGAGAAGAATCCTCATACAAGTTCCTGGCGCTACACAAAGTGATATTGAGAGCCTTAAGAAAAGGATAACTCGACTGGGGAAGCTTGAATTCAGACTGGCAGCTCCACCAAATAGCAGTGAGGTCAGCGATGCTAAAGCAGGAAAGGCAGTCCCCGGTTATTATAAACATTGGATTAGAAAGAAAAAAGGAGAAGAGTCAGATACGGAGGACTGGTTTCTGGTACGGAACAAAATTGAAATCACCGGTGAGCACCTTACCAGGGTTTTTCCCGATCGCAAGGACATCAGCCCAGTCATAGGATTTGAATTTGACCAGGCAGGTAGATCTAAATTTGGACGATTAACGGAACGTAATATAGGAAAACCATTAGCAATTATACTTGACGGAACGCTTTATTCCGCACCTATAATTCGAGACAGAATTCCTGGTAAAGGGATTATAGAGGGCAATTTTACTCAAGAAGAAGTTAATGATATGATTGCTGTCATGCGTGCGGGAAGTCTCCCCGCCGACCTTGAACTGGAAATGGAAACCACTGTTGGTCCAAGTCTTGGAAAAGATTCTATCAGAAGCGGGCTTCTAGCAGGAATAATCGGTGGTATATTTATTATAATTTTCATGTGTGCCTATTACTACGGTGCAGGTGGTGTAGCAAACGCAACCTTCATTCTCAACATATTCTTTGTTGTAGGAACTCTGGCAGTATTGAACGCAACCCTCACGCTCCCGGGTATCGCGGGACTGGTTTTGATGATAGGTATGGCGGTTGACGCAAATGTGTTGATCTTTGAGCGAATCAGAGAAGAAAAGACAAAAGGCAAGACAATAAGGCTTGCTGTGAAAAATGGATATGAAAGAGCGTTTACAACAATCGTTGATTCAAATTTAACGACGTTAATTACTGCTCTTATTCTGTATGCGGTAGGGACAGGACCGGTAAAGGGTTTTGCGATAGTTTTGATTGCAGGTCTTTTGATAAACATGTTTACGGCCGTATTTGTTACCCGAGTGATTTTTGAAATATTTCTGGGTGCCGGCATCATGAACAATTTTTCAATGATGCAGTTTTTCAAAAACCCGAAAACATCTTTTGTATGTTTTCGACGTATTGCCATGATCGCCTCACTTGTTTTAATTGTAATAGGCCTTTCGGTCTTTGTAATAAGAGGTAAAGACAACTATGATATCGATTTTACCGGTGGAACACTTATTCAATTAAAGCTGAATAAACCTACTCCTGTCAGTGATATTCGTAATAAATTAGAAGTTGCGGGATATCCTAATGCTGAAGTACAGAACATATGGGCAAGCAAGGATGCTACTACTGCATCAAACGATTCAACTGAATTTGGAATTAGAATCAAGAGTTTAAACAAAAACAAATCCGTACAAAAGATTAGTGATGACATACAAAACGTTGTTGATAAAAAGATATTTAAAAATATCAATTATATCGAACCATCAAGTTATCATTTAACATTGAGCAACCCGGTTGATGAATTTGTAATCCAGGATTACATTACAAAAGCCGGATACGGAAGCGATGATGTCCTTTCAATATATCCAGTAGAAAAGAGTGGCAAAAAATATTCAATCAGGATTAGTGGATTAACACAAGAAAACACAAGGACTGACATAATAAATAATGTAACAGACACGTTCACAGATCTCGTTGATATGCTCTCAATAAAGCCACTCTATGGTGATATAGAGGATGAACTTCCAAATATTGCTAACGATGTTAGAAGCACGCAGTTCAGGGCCATATCTACCATGGGTCTCGACTTGAAAAAAGCGGTAGATCCAAATGTTCTGCAAATAGCTCTTAAACGTGCAGGACATAAAGATATAGTCGTATCTGCGAGGGAGAGCTCAAGAAGAAGAGATACTTTCAGAAAATTACAAATTGCAGGGCCAAGGGATGTATTGGAGGCAATTAAGCTTACCGCCAGTTCATTAAACGTTCCGCCAATAATGATAGTCGACAATTCATCAATTCAGATTGAATTGAAAGATAGTATAGATGAAGAAACTTTGAGAAAAAGGCTTCAAGGTTCAAGTCAATTAAAAAACAATTTTGGCGAAATAACCGGAATGGATATAACTGCCAATGAATTTATGATCGACGTGAAAGAATTAAATGCAGCTAAAATTCAGGAAAAAATTAGAGAAGACTTATTTGTCACTTTTGAAGACAGGATTTATTCACAAGCCAATGAGTCTGAAGTATCTAAACCTGATCCGTTTAAAAGAGTTGTAAGTATTGGCTCAACAGTTGCCGGAGAAATGAAGAGCAGAGCGGCGCTTGCTCTATTCTTTGCGTGCATTGCAATTATCATTTACATATGGTTCCGATTCGGTGAACTTAAATTTGGGGTATCAGCTGTTATTACTCTTGTACATGATGTTGTAATTACCGTTGGGGCCGTTGCAGTGGCTGATCATTTTGGTAATGTATTTGGTGATGTAAAAATTAATCTACCAATGATAGCTGCATTTCTGACATTAATAGGGTATTCTTTGAATGATACGATTGTGTTGTTTGATCGTATAAGAGAAAACCTGTCTGGTAAGAACAAGACAATTACATCAGATTTAGTCAACAGTAGTATTAACCAGAACCTTAACAGGACGATTCTAACATCGCTTACAACGTTTGGTGTTGTATCCGCTCTGTTCTTTGTAGGAGGCGCTGCAATACACGGATTTGCATTTGTTATGATGGTTGGAGTTGTAGTTGGTACTTACTCTTCCATCTTTATTGCCAGCCCTATCCTGCTTGACTGGAATATTGTTAAAAAGGTCTTCAGAATTATTGCAATCATTATCTTTTTCCCATTTTGGATTGGATACAAACTCTTACATAAGACACCGGAGGCGTCGGTCGCGGTAACTGCACATTCTACACAAAGAGGTCAAGCTACACCTAAGGTGCCAGCACCAAAAGGGCCAAAAAAGGCAAAAGGACCAAAAGGCAAAAGAAATAAGCCTTCAAAAGCACAATAA
- a CDS encoding LysM peptidoglycan-binding domain-containing protein, whose amino-acid sequence MRRDTQIGILLGIVILVIIGVFLSTRTTDKESILPDLAMSEKGRQKDSVDEININEFIIESDKTEPVKTLSAENTVEKFQTNEEPLKVVQTENTLIETPEENSSIEGKWEGTVGEVAEEIVEEPELSQEPTGAEDEEIAETIPTTEKVVIVPDNKPQTPTYSVPEKKIYKVMPNDNLFKIAKKQYGDGKKWAIIFDANKDSMPNSDAIYVGQKLIIPDISLKNETGNNVKASVKAKVKKEKYVSQKTHTVQSGDTLYRIAEKYYDNPSAWHKIYEANEDTIEDKGLLIKGQVLIIPKLYSN is encoded by the coding sequence ATGAGAAGAGATACGCAAATCGGAATCTTACTCGGTATTGTAATACTCGTAATTATAGGTGTTTTTCTAAGTACCAGAACTACTGACAAAGAGTCTATATTGCCGGATTTAGCTATGTCTGAAAAAGGAAGACAGAAAGATTCAGTTGATGAAATCAATATAAACGAATTTATCATAGAATCAGACAAAACCGAACCGGTGAAAACTCTGTCCGCAGAAAACACAGTGGAAAAATTCCAAACAAATGAAGAACCATTAAAGGTGGTACAAACAGAGAATACTCTTATTGAAACACCTGAAGAGAATTCTTCGATCGAAGGCAAATGGGAAGGAACAGTAGGAGAGGTTGCAGAAGAGATAGTTGAAGAACCTGAATTATCACAGGAGCCAACAGGAGCAGAAGATGAAGAAATAGCAGAAACAATTCCGACTACAGAAAAAGTCGTAATTGTACCTGATAACAAGCCTCAAACTCCAACTTATTCTGTACCTGAAAAAAAGATTTACAAAGTAATGCCAAATGACAATCTCTTCAAAATTGCAAAAAAACAGTACGGAGATGGGAAAAAATGGGCTATAATATTTGATGCAAACAAAGACAGCATGCCAAATTCTGATGCTATTTATGTTGGCCAGAAATTAATTATACCGGATATTTCCTTAAAAAATGAGACAGGCAACAATGTAAAAGCATCTGTTAAGGCAAAGGTAAAAAAAGAGAAATATGTGAGCCAAAAGACTCATACGGTACAATCAGGAGATACCCTTTATCGGATTGCAGAAAAGTACTATGATAATCCGTCCGCATGGCATAAGATATATGAGGCAAATGAAGACACAATTGAAGATAAAGGATTGCTGATAAAAGGACAGGTTCTTATCATTCCAAAGCTATACAGTAATTAA
- a CDS encoding PQQ-binding-like beta-propeller repeat protein: MNSIFTGTGFFKTVKTAVIATLFISLFAGVNTITAQVNTKEHPMFMHDLRHSGRSEYHDAHIIKLKWKTITGSEIWSSPAIGPDNTVYVSSTDGNVFAYNPDGTEKWHYRTGDELYSSPAVGADGTIYVGGKNKKLFALTPDGKIKWMYFIGSDVYSSPAISNDGTIYVGAWDGKLYAIQSNGTLKWSYSTAANILSSSPAIGDNGIIYIGSQDGRIYAISEEGRIKWSFMTKAKIDSSPSISKEGVLYIGAHNGILYALDSNNKGKMIWTYNIGSRIDATPALSSDGTIYVGAKDGNLYAINPDGTLKWSYNTGDTITSSAAISADGIIFVGSWNGVLHAISPDGKLKEKQNVSRFPLLSSPSIDSHGTVYIGSTDWKVYAFGK; this comes from the coding sequence ATGAATTCTATATTTACGGGAACAGGGTTCTTCAAAACGGTTAAGACAGCTGTAATAGCGACCTTATTCATATCGCTTTTTGCTGGAGTAAACACAATCACAGCACAGGTAAATACGAAAGAGCACCCTATGTTTATGCATGACCTCAGACACTCTGGCCGTAGCGAATACCATGATGCACATATAATTAAACTAAAATGGAAAACAATAACTGGTAGTGAAATCTGGTCTTCACCAGCAATCGGACCTGATAACACTGTATACGTCTCAAGTACAGACGGCAATGTTTTCGCATACAATCCGGATGGAACGGAAAAGTGGCATTATAGAACTGGAGATGAACTATACAGCTCTCCTGCAGTCGGTGCTGATGGAACTATATATGTTGGTGGTAAAAACAAGAAACTTTTTGCTCTAACTCCGGATGGCAAAATTAAATGGATGTATTTTATCGGTTCTGACGTATATTCTTCCCCTGCTATCAGCAATGATGGTACTATTTATGTTGGAGCGTGGGATGGTAAACTGTATGCAATTCAATCTAATGGCACATTAAAATGGTCATACAGCACTGCTGCCAATATTCTTTCTTCATCGCCGGCTATCGGTGATAATGGCATAATTTACATTGGTTCACAGGACGGACGAATTTATGCGATAAGTGAAGAAGGAAGGATTAAATGGAGTTTCATGACAAAGGCAAAGATTGATTCTTCTCCTTCAATCAGCAAAGAAGGGGTTCTATATATTGGAGCACACAACGGTATACTTTACGCGTTAGACTCAAACAACAAAGGAAAAATGATCTGGACATACAACATTGGTTCCAGAATAGACGCAACTCCTGCTCTCAGCTCTGACGGTACAATCTATGTAGGAGCAAAAGATGGAAATCTATACGCAATTAACCCTGACGGTACATTGAAGTGGAGTTACAATACAGGTGATACTATAACTTCATCTGCGGCGATAAGCGCTGACGGGATTATCTTCGTGGGATCCTGGAATGGCGTACTACATGCTATCTCTCCTGATGGCAAATTAAAAGAGAAACAGAATGTCTCACGTTTTCCACTACTTTCATCACCTTCTATAGATTCACACGGAACGGTATATATAGGCAGCACGGACTGGAAGGTATACGCATTCGGGAAATGA
- a CDS encoding IS91 family transposase translates to MISLSSIIETFIADFITLYHGSILPSQFKALAAMKDCRTTQSRVMLVQCNDCEKQVFVPHSCGNRNCPHCQSHECQQWLERQLKKEVPADYFMLTFTIPKELRSLAWQHQRLLYSIMIQCCWETVKTFVQNDSVLQGNAGAITVLHTHSRSLDYHPHIHLVMPAGAINQKKKLWSFKKSEGKTRYLFNHKALAKVFRAKMLDAVNKAALTLPVNYPKTWVVDCKFVGNGEKALVYLGRYLYKGVIQEKDIITCKDGQVTFRYQDSKSKKMLTRTLPGPQFLRLILQHVLPKGFRRTRNFGFLHPNSKRLIALLQYLTGINPNKSSAWFRERPKLTCKCCGGIMKIIKTMIPPSHKSRSFPYKLTKEEAVLVM, encoded by the coding sequence ATGATATCTCTCTCCTCTATAATTGAGACCTTCATTGCTGACTTTATCACTCTTTATCATGGTTCGATCCTGCCAAGTCAATTCAAAGCCCTGGCAGCCATGAAGGATTGTCGCACTACGCAAAGCCGCGTCATGCTGGTCCAATGTAATGACTGTGAAAAACAGGTTTTTGTACCGCACTCCTGCGGTAACCGCAATTGTCCTCATTGTCAGAGTCATGAGTGTCAGCAGTGGTTGGAGCGTCAACTGAAAAAAGAAGTGCCTGCTGACTATTTTATGCTCACCTTTACTATACCCAAAGAGCTTCGATCATTAGCATGGCAGCATCAACGCTTGCTTTACTCGATAATGATACAGTGTTGTTGGGAAACCGTAAAAACCTTTGTCCAAAATGACAGCGTATTACAAGGAAACGCTGGAGCCATCACTGTTTTGCACACCCACTCTCGCTCTCTCGATTACCACCCGCATATCCATCTGGTAATGCCAGCCGGGGCCATCAATCAGAAGAAAAAGCTTTGGAGCTTCAAAAAAAGCGAAGGAAAGACGCGGTACCTTTTCAATCACAAAGCGCTGGCTAAAGTGTTTCGAGCAAAAATGCTCGATGCCGTGAACAAAGCGGCTCTTACGCTTCCAGTTAATTATCCCAAAACATGGGTCGTCGATTGCAAATTTGTCGGCAACGGTGAAAAGGCACTGGTCTATCTTGGTCGTTATCTCTACAAAGGGGTCATTCAAGAGAAAGATATTATTACGTGCAAAGATGGTCAGGTGACCTTTCGTTACCAGGATAGTAAGAGCAAAAAAATGCTCACAAGAACACTTCCCGGCCCGCAGTTTCTCAGGTTGATTCTCCAGCATGTTCTACCCAAAGGTTTCAGGCGAACACGGAACTTTGGTTTCCTCCACCCTAATAGCAAACGCTTGATTGCATTGCTTCAGTACCTTACCGGTATCAACCCGAATAAGTCGTCAGCCTGGTTCAGAGAGCGTCCAAAGCTTACGTGCAAATGCTGTGGAGGAATAATGAAGATCATAAAAACGATGATACCTCCATCACACAAATCCAGGTCTTTCCCCTACAAGTTAACAAAAGAGGAGGCTGTTCTGGTTATGTAA
- a CDS encoding aminotransferase class V-fold PLP-dependent enzyme, with amino-acid sequence MKAGLEFCIREGIDKIRLHEQKLAMKLLKVLASDDRFEIYGSLDEDRRVGIASLNIKGIKPDEVCAILDNTFNIAVRSGLHCAPYTHREIGTFPEGMVRISPGYFNTVEEIEETITGLKKIADSCNYIS; translated from the coding sequence ATGAAAGCCGGATTAGAGTTTTGTATTAGGGAAGGTATAGACAAGATAAGGCTGCATGAACAGAAACTGGCTATGAAGTTATTAAAAGTATTGGCTTCAGATGACAGATTTGAGATATATGGAAGTTTAGATGAAGACCGAAGAGTTGGGATTGCGTCTTTAAACATAAAAGGAATAAAACCGGATGAAGTTTGCGCTATTTTAGATAATACCTTTAATATCGCTGTCCGCTCGGGTTTGCATTGCGCACCATACACACACCGTGAAATTGGTACATTTCCGGAAGGGATGGTAAGGATAAGCCCGGGTTATTTTAATACTGTGGAAGAGATTGAAGAGACTATCACGGGACTGAAGAAAATTGCAGACAGTTGCAATTATATATCTTGA
- a CDS encoding aminotransferase class V-fold PLP-dependent enzyme, with the protein MIYLDNAATTFPKPECVYEVMDRFLREKGANPGRAGHRMSVEAEQEIEKARVTVAKILCIKNPERLIFTSGATDALNMGIKGLLSKGDHVITSKLEHNSVSRPLDALEQRGIITVSRVENSDDGFINVDDIKNTISSKTKLIICTHASNVIGTIQPISEIGRVAREKGIIFMVDAAQTLGVCGIDVENCNIDLLAFTGHKGPFGPPGSGGLYVGERAGLRPWREGGTGYEAD; encoded by the coding sequence ATGATATATCTGGATAACGCTGCTACTACATTTCCAAAACCGGAATGTGTTTATGAAGTAATGGATAGATTTCTGAGAGAGAAAGGAGCGAATCCGGGACGTGCCGGTCATCGTATGTCGGTTGAGGCTGAACAGGAGATAGAGAAAGCACGGGTTACAGTAGCAAAAATTCTCTGTATAAAAAACCCCGAAAGATTGATTTTCACATCCGGTGCGACAGATGCTCTTAATATGGGTATAAAAGGGTTACTGTCCAAAGGTGACCACGTGATAACGAGTAAGCTTGAGCACAATTCTGTATCAAGGCCCCTGGATGCACTGGAACAGAGAGGTATTATTACCGTAAGCAGGGTAGAAAATTCTGATGATGGATTTATAAATGTCGATGATATCAAAAATACTATCAGTTCGAAAACAAAATTAATCATCTGTACACATGCTTCTAACGTTATAGGGACTATACAGCCGATCAGCGAAATAGGGAGGGTAGCCCGTGAAAAAGGTATCATATTTATGGTTGATGCGGCACAGACCCTGGGCGTTTGCGGTATTGATGTTGAGAACTGTAATATAGATCTTCTGGCTTTTACCGGACACAAGGGGCCTTTTGGACCTCCGGGTAGCGGAGGGTTATATGTTGGAGAGAGAGCAGGGCTACGTCCCTGGAGAGAAGGTGGAACAGGGTATGAAGCAGATTAA
- a CDS encoding ThiF family adenylyltransferase has product MDHSLERYSRQILFQHIGEERQKVLMNSTAIVIGCGALGTVSSSYLVRAGIGHLRIIDRDFIEESNLQRQILFDENDITENLPKAVAAQRKLQKINSEINIEGIVTDINYSNIGEIAEDADIIIDGTDNFETRFLINDYCIKYNIPWIYGACIESKGLVMNIIPSVTPCLRCVFEMIPQIGTFPTCDTAGVIGPIAAIIAAIQVAEAIKILTKDYDFVNKKLQEFDVWNTKFKQLDISELIETDNCPTCKLHNYKFLEAEEGVMATFLCGKNAVQVMARNADNIDLAELEHRLETIVDVSRNAFMLSFTVKDHKFTVFPDGRAIITGTADTSAAKNLYSKYIGM; this is encoded by the coding sequence ATGGACCATTCACTTGAACGATATTCACGTCAGATACTTTTTCAACATATAGGAGAAGAGAGACAAAAAGTATTGATGAACAGCACTGCAATTGTAATTGGTTGTGGTGCGTTGGGTACTGTTTCGTCGAGCTATCTTGTGAGGGCTGGTATTGGACATCTCAGGATTATTGACAGGGATTTCATTGAAGAGAGTAATTTACAAAGACAGATTCTTTTTGATGAAAATGATATTACTGAAAATCTTCCTAAAGCAGTCGCAGCACAGAGAAAACTTCAGAAAATTAATTCAGAAATAAACATAGAAGGAATTGTTACTGATATCAATTATTCCAACATAGGAGAAATAGCGGAAGATGCTGATATAATTATTGACGGAACAGATAATTTTGAAACCAGGTTTCTGATTAATGATTATTGTATAAAGTATAATATTCCGTGGATATACGGTGCATGTATTGAGAGTAAGGGCTTAGTGATGAATATAATCCCCTCTGTTACTCCATGCTTAAGGTGTGTTTTTGAAATGATACCTCAAATCGGTACTTTTCCTACATGTGACACTGCCGGTGTTATCGGGCCGATTGCTGCTATTATAGCAGCTATTCAAGTGGCAGAGGCGATCAAGATTTTGACTAAAGATTATGATTTCGTAAACAAAAAGCTTCAGGAATTTGATGTGTGGAATACAAAATTTAAACAACTGGATATTTCTGAATTAATAGAAACGGATAATTGCCCAACATGTAAATTACACAATTATAAATTCCTGGAAGCAGAAGAGGGAGTCATGGCCACTTTTCTTTGTGGCAAAAATGCTGTACAGGTAATGGCTCGAAACGCCGATAATATAGATTTGGCAGAATTAGAACATAGACTAGAGACCATTGTTGATGTAAGTCGTAACGCGTTTATGCTTTCGTTTACCGTTAAAGATCATAAGTTTACGGTTTTTCCTGATGGAAGGGCCATTATTACGGGAACTGCAGATACGAGTGCTGCAAAAAATTTATATTCAAAATATATCGGTATGTGA
- a CDS encoding NifU family protein, which translates to MSELMERVEKALDSIRPALMADGGNVELVAVEDGIVKVRLQGACGTCPSALMTLKQGIEVRVKEEVPEIKEVEAV; encoded by the coding sequence ATGTCAGAGTTAATGGAGAGAGTAGAAAAGGCTTTAGATTCTATCAGACCAGCTTTAATGGCTGATGGGGGAAATGTAGAACTGGTTGCCGTTGAAGATGGAATTGTAAAGGTCAGATTGCAGGGTGCTTGTGGAACATGCCCTAGCGCGTTGATGACCCTAAAGCAGGGTATTGAGGTAAGAGTGAAGGAAGAAGTACCTGAAATTAAGGAAGTTGAAGCTGTTTAA
- a CDS encoding DUF1858 domain-containing protein encodes MSDNSIVITKKSTIGEVFSRYPETEPVFQKYFGSGCFTCPGSKTEDIAFGAMMHNIEPEKIIEELNEAIKKKAEGGE; translated from the coding sequence ATGAGTGATAATTCTATTGTAATTACCAAAAAATCAACCATTGGTGAGGTGTTTTCCAGGTATCCTGAAACGGAGCCGGTTTTTCAAAAATATTTTGGTTCCGGTTGTTTTACTTGTCCTGGCTCGAAGACAGAAGATATAGCTTTTGGGGCAATGATGCATAATATTGAACCTGAAAAGATCATAGAAGAATTAAATGAAGCTATAAAAAAGAAGGCCGAGGGAGGAGAGTAA
- a CDS encoding cbb3-type cytochrome c oxidase subunit I, whose protein sequence is MDPVAKNFIRMSVIYFAIAAVIGVHFMFSKYNNQQLFQAHVHLMMLGWMSMMIYGVGYHILPRFNGNPVAFPKLAIVHFWVANVALVGFVSTWGISRYGCSKIPQMIFAVMNAIGIFMFVTNILVSIRKPKED, encoded by the coding sequence TTGGATCCGGTAGCGAAGAATTTTATACGGATGAGTGTAATCTATTTTGCCATAGCTGCAGTAATAGGTGTCCATTTTATGTTTAGTAAATATAATAATCAACAGTTGTTTCAAGCTCATGTTCATTTAATGATGCTGGGCTGGATGTCAATGATGATTTACGGGGTGGGATATCATATCCTTCCCAGATTTAACGGAAATCCTGTAGCATTTCCAAAACTTGCCATTGTTCACTTCTGGGTTGCGAATGTCGCTTTAGTCGGCTTTGTGAGCACTTGGGGAATAAGTAGATACGGATGCAGCAAAATCCCTCAAATGATATTTGCTGTAATGAACGCAATAGGGATCTTCATGTTTGTAACAAATATTCTCGTCAGCATCAGGAAACCCAAGGAAGATTAA
- a CDS encoding transposase, whose translation MYHVISRGVGRGKIFLTNDDYSKFLEYVASAGEKFNLDIFAFVLMSNHYHILFRTNEANLSRAMQWIQTAYSVHYNRNHKRSGHLFQARYKSVLVEDESYWYILSLSIHFDSI comes from the coding sequence ATTTATCACGTTATTTCAAGAGGTGTAGGCAGAGGAAAGATTTTTCTTACTAATGATGATTATTCCAAGTTTCTGGAATACGTGGCAAGCGCAGGAGAAAAGTTTAATTTAGATATATTTGCATTTGTCTTGATGAGTAATCATTATCATATTCTTTTTAGAACAAATGAAGCAAACCTCTCAAGAGCCATGCAGTGGATACAGACTGCTTACAGCGTCCATTACAATCGCAATCATAAACGCAGTGGACATCTTTTTCAGGCAAGATATAAGAGCGTTCTTGTTGAAGATGAATCTTACTGGTATATTTTAAGTTTATCTATACATTTCGATAGCATCTAA
- the mntA gene encoding type VII toxin-antitoxin system MntA family adenylyltransferase antitoxin: MIKYKKLPENINELLPKARVYLNDHPNVSFAYFFGGYSKDTSSPMSDIDIAVYLSEVPDLLQVKTDLLGELIEILETDEIDLVILNTSSLPLVARIIEMKETIVDKDPLFRQDYESLKLREYFDFSIKEIKILKERYLLDRQSPYTEKVQRAG, translated from the coding sequence ATGATTAAGTATAAAAAATTACCGGAAAATATCAATGAACTTTTACCCAAAGCAAGGGTATACCTGAATGATCATCCAAACGTGAGCTTTGCTTATTTCTTTGGTGGATATTCAAAGGACACAAGTTCTCCCATGAGTGATATAGATATTGCAGTATATCTTTCAGAAGTTCCAGATCTATTACAGGTAAAAACTGATCTACTGGGAGAACTAATAGAGATTCTGGAAACTGATGAAATAGACTTGGTAATATTAAATACTTCATCACTTCCACTTGTTGCAAGGATAATAGAAATGAAGGAGACTATAGTGGATAAAGATCCCCTGTTTAGACAAGATTATGAATCATTAAAATTAAGAGAGTATTTTGATTTTTCAATAAAAGAGATAAAAATACTTAAAGAGAGATATTTACTTGATAGACAAAGCCCTTATACTGAGAAAGTTCAGCGAGCTGGATGA